The DNA region CGTGCCGAACAAGGCATCGCAGCCGACCGTCAGGATCAGCACGGAGCGTCGACCCACCTTGTCGGCAAGCCGACCGAAAACGACGGCCCCGATCAGCATGCCGAGGAAGAAAAGCGTGCCGGTCTGCAGCGCCTGCGGGACCGTCAGCTGGAACGTGGCGGCGATCGAAGCGGCCGTAAAGCCGACGGCGAGCACCTGCATGGCGTCGGCCGCCCATACAAGCCCAAAAATCGCCATCAGCCCCCGCTGAAAGGCGCCTGTCCCGGCGCGATTCAGCGCCTCGTCCATCGAAATTCCACTCATATCGCCCTCCACCAAGCTGCCGAAATCTCGCGCCAAGTGAGGTTCCGGGGTAATCAGCGATAGAACATATGACCTATGCACGCCAGCCGATTATACCCTTGAGACGCTGATGCGCATTTTCGGCAATCGGAACGGCGAGAACGCGGGCGGGATCGACCGGACCCGGAAAGGCGAGCGCGTTGTAGGCGACCCTCTCGAAGCCGAGCGGGCAATAGTAAGGCGGATCGCCGACGAGGATGACGGCCTCGGAGCCCTTGCTCCTTGCCGCCTCCACCGCGATCCGCACGAGTTCGCGCCCGATGCCCATATTCTTGTGCGATGGCCGGACAGCGAGCGGCCCGAGCAGGTGCCCCTTCACCTCGCCCGCCATGACCGGCGTCATTCTGACGGAAGCGATCGTTTCGCCATCATCGGTGCAGATGAAGGAGAGCGACAGATCGTGCGGTCCCTGTTCGCGGATGCGGGCCGCGGCACGCGTATGCCGGCCGGGGCCGAATGCTTCTTCGTTGATGTGTTCGATAGCCGCGTCGTGAGACGCATCCTCGGTGAGGTAGACCAGATCGTGCTTGTGCATGATGAGACAGAAACCGGATAGACGGAAGTGATGGATTCTCGAGCACGCCGTTCAGGCGTTCGGGAGCATCAGCGTCGTCGCAGGTTTCTGGTTGCGGGCATCAAGTCGGATCCTGAGAAAATGTGAAAAGGCCGATAGCAGGAAAAATTCCCCCCGTCCAACGCAAAATGCGGCCGTCGAAAAACTGCAGGACGCACTGTTCAGCGTTTGCACCCTGCAAAGAAGGGCCGCCTGCGATATGTTGCCGCCAACGACGAATTTGAAGGAAGCACACCATGGGCATTCTGGTTGACGGCGTCTGGCAGGACGTCTGGTACGATACGAAGGAAACGAAGGGCCACTTCAAGCGCGCGGCCTCGCAGTTCCGCAACTGGATCACGGCCGATGGAGAGGCCGGCCCGACAGGCATCGGCGGCTTCAAGGCCGAGGCGGACCGTTATCATCTCTATGTGTCGCTCGCCTGCCCCTGGGCACACCGTACGCTGATCTTTCGCAAGCTGAAGACACTTGAGAACATCATCTCCGTCTCCGTGGTCGATCCCCTGATGGCCGAGAACGGCTGGGAATTCAAATCCGGCGACGGCGCCACCGGCGATCATCTTTACGGAGCAAAGACCCTCTGGGAGATCTACGTGAAGGCCGACCCGCATTATTCCGGCCGCGTCACAGTTCCCGTGCTCTGGGACAAGAAGACCGGCACGATCGTCAACAATGAATCGGCCGAGATCATCCGCATGTTCAACAGCGCCTTCGACGGCCTGACGGAGTCGAAAATGGATTTCTATCCCGTCGATCTTCGCGCCGATATCGATGCGCTGAA from Rhizobium sullae includes:
- a CDS encoding GNAT family N-acetyltransferase, whose product is MHKHDLVYLTEDASHDAAIEHINEEAFGPGRHTRAAARIREQGPHDLSLSFICTDDGETIASVRMTPVMAGEVKGHLLGPLAVRPSHKNMGIGRELVRIAVEAARSKGSEAVILVGDPPYYCPLGFERVAYNALAFPGPVDPARVLAVPIAENAHQRLKGIIGWRA
- a CDS encoding glutathione S-transferase family protein — encoded protein: MGILVDGVWQDVWYDTKETKGHFKRAASQFRNWITADGEAGPTGIGGFKAEADRYHLYVSLACPWAHRTLIFRKLKTLENIISVSVVDPLMAENGWEFKSGDGATGDHLYGAKTLWEIYVKADPHYSGRVTVPVLWDKKTGTIVNNESAEIIRMFNSAFDGLTESKMDFYPVDLRADIDALNAIVYDTVNNGVYKAGFATTQEAYEENVVKIFETLDMLDERLGKTRYLFGDRLTEADWRLFTTLARFDAVYVGHFKCNIRRIEDYKNLSGYLRDLYQTPGVKETVNLHHIKQHYYRSHKTINPTGVVPVGPALDLDGAHGRAKLAAAA